In a genomic window of Flavobacteriales bacterium:
- a CDS encoding gliding motility-associated C-terminal domain-containing protein gives MNAGIYTYTIAAVAPCLGSSATVTITENAPADAGSDGSITACDVGAAQSLFAALGGAPQAGGTWSGPSAVAGGNYDPATMTPGAYIYTVNGVAPCTNASATVTVTETSSPNAGTNGSATACGNGAAIDLFAQLGGAPDAGGTWSGPSAVVGSSYDPATMNPGIYTYTIAAVTPCAGASSSVTITEESPGDPGLPGTIDLCPGSDPVNLFMLLGGTPQAGGVWTNPDGVTFNGTFNPSTDIGGAQTYTIAGVACPNALAIVTVNVLPGPNAGDDNSIVLCSTDAPFAMIGQLAGAPDASGTWTDANGTTAQSSFNPATSIPGIYTYTVTGGGTCPDDQSSLTITVNTAPLAGIGGSLTLCASGGSASLFDGLSGTLDAGGSWTAPNGAAHGTTINPALDASGTYTYTVTGIAPCPSANSLVQVTINPVPMAGEDGALSICTSGPATNLFMQLGGTPQATGTWTDPLGAPFSGLFDPATGQAGPYTYTVPGLAPCVNDDALVFVSVSIAGDAGASGAISFCSGDDPADLFNVLGGTPDAGGAWVAPDGSTTVSTFDPATSAPGVYTYFVSPAAPCPAVSATVATTVIPPAVADFLAESEGECVPLEVTFSHAYTGTGTCTWIIGDEPPLMECAPFVYTVNEPGSFDVTLIVDAGNGCGADTLTVEDAVTAFAPPTADFTMLPEVITTLQPVGFFSNTTTGASTYSWQINEEPVSEELDLRYTFPAQIGDAYGVCLIAYASALCADTSCRTITLADGMVLWVPNTFTPNNDNKNEGFAPVTFGIDERFYRFEVYDRWGLRVFLSETPGETWDGRMADGSDAPMDVYVWQVRVKDLFSGDRVERIGHVNLLR, from the coding sequence ATGAACGCGGGCATCTACACCTACACCATCGCGGCGGTGGCGCCCTGCCTGGGCAGCAGTGCTACGGTGACGATCACCGAGAACGCGCCGGCCGATGCGGGCAGCGATGGCTCGATCACTGCCTGTGACGTTGGTGCCGCGCAATCGCTCTTCGCAGCGCTGGGCGGTGCGCCGCAAGCAGGCGGGACTTGGAGCGGACCTAGCGCCGTGGCCGGCGGGAACTATGATCCGGCGACGATGACGCCAGGCGCATACATCTACACGGTGAACGGCGTCGCGCCGTGCACGAACGCATCAGCAACGGTGACCGTCACCGAGACGAGCTCGCCCAACGCGGGAACCAATGGCAGCGCCACGGCCTGCGGCAACGGAGCCGCGATCGACCTCTTCGCGCAGCTCGGCGGTGCGCCCGATGCGGGCGGCACCTGGAGCGGACCATCAGCGGTGGTCGGCAGCAGCTACGATCCCGCCACGATGAACCCGGGCATCTACACCTACACCATCGCCGCGGTGACGCCGTGTGCTGGAGCAAGTTCGAGTGTGACGATCACCGAAGAATCCCCGGGCGATCCAGGCCTTCCTGGAACGATTGACCTATGCCCAGGAAGCGACCCTGTGAACCTGTTCATGCTTCTAGGCGGTACGCCGCAAGCCGGAGGCGTTTGGACGAACCCGGATGGCGTGACATTCAACGGGACCTTCAATCCAAGCACTGACATCGGCGGAGCACAGACTTATACCATCGCTGGTGTTGCGTGTCCGAACGCATTAGCGATCGTCACCGTGAACGTATTGCCCGGACCCAATGCCGGCGACGACAACAGCATCGTACTCTGCAGCACGGATGCCCCCTTCGCCATGATCGGGCAACTCGCGGGCGCTCCTGATGCAAGCGGCACATGGACCGATGCGAATGGCACGACCGCTCAATCGAGCTTCAACCCCGCCACATCGATTCCGGGCATATACACCTATACGGTAACCGGTGGCGGCACTTGCCCCGATGACCAATCGTCGCTCACCATTACGGTGAATACCGCGCCGCTTGCGGGCATCGGCGGCTCCTTGACATTATGCGCGAGCGGGGGGTCCGCCTCCTTGTTCGACGGGCTCAGCGGCACCCTCGATGCGGGTGGAAGCTGGACCGCTCCCAATGGCGCTGCGCATGGAACCACGATCAATCCGGCGTTAGATGCATCGGGCACGTACACGTACACGGTCACAGGAATCGCACCCTGCCCTTCGGCCAACAGCTTGGTGCAGGTCACGATCAACCCCGTTCCGATGGCGGGAGAAGACGGCGCGCTCAGCATCTGCACTTCGGGCCCTGCGACAAACCTGTTCATGCAGCTCGGCGGAACGCCGCAGGCCACCGGGACATGGACCGATCCCCTAGGCGCCCCCTTCAGCGGCTTGTTTGACCCGGCCACGGGTCAGGCTGGACCCTATACCTACACGGTGCCGGGCTTGGCTCCTTGCGTCAACGATGATGCACTGGTCTTTGTGAGCGTTAGCATCGCCGGCGATGCGGGGGCCTCAGGAGCGATCTCTTTCTGCTCGGGCGATGATCCCGCGGATCTCTTCAATGTGCTTGGAGGAACGCCGGATGCCGGTGGAGCATGGGTCGCTCCCGATGGCAGCACAACAGTGAGCACCTTCGATCCGGCCACCAGCGCACCTGGCGTTTACACCTATTTCGTTTCTCCTGCAGCGCCTTGCCCCGCAGTGAGCGCAACGGTGGCCACAACGGTGATTCCGCCTGCGGTGGCCGATTTCCTTGCCGAGAGCGAAGGCGAGTGCGTGCCGCTTGAGGTGACGTTCTCGCACGCCTACACGGGCACCGGCACATGCACATGGATCATCGGCGATGAGCCGCCGCTCATGGAGTGCGCTCCCTTTGTCTACACCGTCAACGAACCGGGCAGCTTTGACGTGACGCTCATCGTCGACGCAGGGAACGGTTGCGGCGCGGACACCTTGACGGTGGAGGACGCCGTAACCGCGTTCGCGCCGCCGACAGCCGACTTCACCATGCTGCCCGAAGTGATCACCACCCTGCAGCCGGTCGGCTTCTTCAGCAACACGACCACAGGAGCCAGCACCTATTCCTGGCAGATCAATGAGGAGCCTGTATCCGAAGAGCTTGACCTGCGCTACACCTTCCCCGCACAGATCGGTGATGCATACGGCGTCTGCTTGATCGCATATGCGAGCGCGCTATGCGCCGATACGTCCTGCCGCACCATCACCCTTGCCGATGGCATGGTGCTCTGGGTCCCGAACACCTTCACCCCGAACAACGACAACAAGAATGAGGGCTTCGCGCCTGTCACCTTCGGCATCGATGAGCGATTCTACCGCTTCGAGGTGTACGACCGCTGGGGCTTGCGGGTGTTCTTGAGCGAGACACCGGGCGAGACCTGGGATGGCCGCATGGCTGACGGGTCTGACGCCCCCATGGACGTGTATGTCTGGCAGGTGCGCGTGAAGGACTTGTTCAGTGGAGACCGGGTGGAGCGCATCGGGCATGTTAACCTGCTGCGGTGA
- a CDS encoding polyprenol monophosphomannose synthase: protein MPERLVIIPTYNERENIREVIARVIGLQPPFDLLVVDDGSPDGTAALVKEAQGLHPGRIHLIERAGKQGLGTAYINGFKWALANGYSFIFEMDADFSHNPDDLVRLWRACADGGDMSVGSRYVEGGQVRDWSWDRIILSYCASLYVRAILWLGVRDTTAGFVCYTRRVLEALPLDEVRFIGYAFQIEMKYRTRRKGFRIVEVPITFIDRAKGTSKMNSSIFREAIIGVLQMRFGGWIK, encoded by the coding sequence TTGCCCGAGCGCCTCGTCATCATCCCCACCTACAACGAGCGCGAGAACATACGCGAGGTCATCGCGCGCGTGATCGGACTGCAACCGCCTTTCGACCTCCTCGTTGTTGATGACGGCTCGCCCGACGGCACCGCCGCACTGGTGAAAGAGGCCCAAGGCCTGCACCCTGGTCGCATCCATCTGATCGAGCGAGCAGGCAAGCAAGGCCTTGGCACGGCTTACATCAACGGTTTCAAGTGGGCGCTTGCCAACGGCTACAGCTTCATCTTCGAGATGGATGCCGACTTCTCGCACAACCCCGACGACCTGGTACGGCTCTGGAGGGCCTGCGCCGATGGCGGCGACATGAGCGTGGGTTCCCGCTACGTGGAAGGCGGCCAGGTGCGCGACTGGAGCTGGGACCGCATCATCCTGAGCTATTGCGCATCGCTCTATGTGCGTGCCATCCTGTGGCTCGGGGTGCGAGACACCACTGCGGGCTTCGTGTGCTACACGCGACGGGTGCTCGAAGCGCTGCCTTTGGATGAAGTGCGCTTCATCGGATACGCCTTCCAGATCGAGATGAAGTACCGCACCCGGCGCAAGGGCTTCCGCATCGTTGAAGTGCCCATCACCTTCATCGATCGGGCCAAGGGCACCAGCAAGATGAACTCGAGCATCTTCCGCGAGGCCATCATCGGCGTGCTGCAGATGCGCTTCGGCGGATGGATCAAGTGA
- a CDS encoding dihydroorotase — MEKLLIRDAQVVNDGKVFHADVLVHGDRIERLAPEGIGTAAGAKEHVARGRHLLPGAIDDQVHFREPGLMHKEDIAHGSAAAAAGGITSYMEMPNTVPQTLTQELLEEKYQMAAASSVVNYSFYMGCGANNIEEVVRTDPRMVCGLKAFLGSSTGDMVISDDAARDTLFRRAHMLLAVHAEDDPTIKIELEKRTARFGPDIPIEEHPLIRSAEACYTSSSAAVARAKAFGTRLHVLHISTARELELFEPGPLEAKRITAEACVHHLWFTDADYAAKGSLIKWNPAVKTRADRDAIRSALHDGRIDVVATDHAPHTLKEKAMPYAQCPSGGPLVQHALPAMLELARQGVLTVPQVVEKMCHAPARLFDISDRGYVREGWKADLVLIDLDAPWTVTREGVQSKCGWSPFEGERFHARVLRTWVNGRLCYAEGRVDASMRGERLRFAR, encoded by the coding sequence ATGGAGAAGCTCCTGATCCGCGATGCGCAGGTGGTGAACGACGGGAAGGTGTTCCACGCCGATGTGCTCGTGCATGGCGACCGAATCGAGCGTTTGGCGCCGGAAGGCATCGGAACGGCTGCTGGCGCGAAGGAACATGTCGCTCGGGGCCGTCACCTCCTGCCCGGAGCCATCGATGATCAAGTGCACTTCCGTGAGCCGGGCCTCATGCACAAGGAGGACATCGCGCATGGGAGCGCGGCGGCGGCTGCAGGCGGCATCACCAGCTACATGGAGATGCCCAACACGGTGCCGCAGACGCTCACGCAGGAGCTGCTCGAGGAGAAATACCAGATGGCCGCTGCGAGCAGCGTGGTCAACTATTCCTTCTACATGGGCTGCGGCGCTAACAACATCGAGGAAGTCGTTCGCACCGACCCGCGCATGGTCTGCGGGCTGAAGGCCTTCCTCGGCAGCAGCACCGGCGACATGGTGATCAGCGACGACGCTGCGCGCGATACGCTGTTCCGCCGTGCGCACATGCTCCTGGCCGTCCACGCCGAGGACGACCCCACGATCAAGATCGAACTGGAGAAGCGCACCGCCCGTTTCGGCCCAGACATCCCCATCGAGGAGCATCCGCTGATCCGCAGCGCCGAGGCCTGTTACACGAGCAGCAGTGCAGCGGTAGCGCGGGCGAAGGCATTCGGCACACGTTTGCATGTGCTGCACATCAGCACGGCGCGCGAGCTGGAGCTCTTTGAGCCCGGCCCGTTGGAGGCCAAGCGCATCACTGCGGAAGCATGCGTGCACCATCTCTGGTTCACCGATGCCGATTACGCCGCCAAAGGCAGCTTGATCAAGTGGAACCCCGCCGTGAAGACCCGCGCCGACCGGGACGCCATCCGCAGCGCCCTGCACGATGGCCGGATCGATGTGGTGGCCACCGACCATGCGCCGCACACGCTGAAGGAGAAAGCCATGCCGTACGCGCAATGCCCCAGCGGCGGCCCCTTGGTGCAGCATGCCTTGCCGGCAATGCTGGAACTGGCGCGCCAAGGCGTGCTCACCGTGCCGCAAGTGGTGGAGAAGATGTGCCATGCGCCGGCACGGCTCTTCGATATCTCGGATCGCGGCTATGTGCGCGAAGGCTGGAAGGCCGACCTGGTCCTCATTGACCTCGATGCGCCCTGGACCGTGACGCGCGAAGGGGTGCAGAGCAAATGCGGCTGGTCGCCATTCGAAGGGGAGCGCTTCCATGCGCGCGTGCTGCGCACCTGGGTGAACGGCAGGCTCTGCTACGCAGAAGGAAGAGTGGATGCATCCATGCGCGGAGAGCGCCTCCGATTCGCCCGATGA
- a CDS encoding DUF4296 domain-containing protein, whose amino-acid sequence MKPLPIIAILLLSACEAEAPLPDDVLDRERFTEVMVGMTLLEARMSQEMMVVPADAPPMALYCKELYAEHGIDSAAFRRSFDHYAMRPEEMKAVYDDVVERLRRMKDGWPQPAAAKDTALATDSSSGRN is encoded by the coding sequence ATGAAGCCACTGCCCATCATCGCGATCCTCTTGCTCAGCGCATGCGAAGCGGAGGCCCCGCTGCCCGATGACGTCCTCGACCGCGAGCGATTCACCGAGGTGATGGTGGGCATGACGCTACTCGAGGCACGAATGAGCCAGGAGATGATGGTGGTGCCCGCTGATGCTCCGCCGATGGCGCTCTACTGCAAGGAGCTCTATGCGGAGCACGGCATCGATAGCGCCGCCTTCCGCAGGAGCTTCGACCACTACGCCATGCGTCCTGAGGAAATGAAGGCGGTCTACGATGACGTGGTGGAGCGCTTGCGCCGCATGAAGGACGGCTGGCCTCAGCCCGCTGCGGCGAAAGACACCGCATTGGCCACGGATTCCTCGAGCGGCAGGAATTGA
- a CDS encoding NAD-dependent epimerase/dehydratase family protein → MDLVTGATGIVGTHLLLELLREGRTVRALRRGGSDASIVDRVFHHYGAGDLVARIEWAEADIQDVTALADAMDGVEHVYHAAALVSFDPRKADALHAVNVQGTANLVNAALEAGVKRLCHVSSTAAIGAAQPGVLRDESMAFTDGRCSSEYARSKHLAELEVHRGIAEGLDAVIVNPSVIIGPGLPGRSSMTLIERLRSGTRWYTTGSNAFVDARDVAACMRKLMDRGVPGERYLLVGANARYKRLFELAAECFGQEPPVSEAKPWMLALAWRAERMRSLLTGSSPLVTKATVSSALSARAYSNAKVDAVLGHQFLPLEESVANAVSFAAAG, encoded by the coding sequence ATGGACCTCGTCACGGGCGCCACCGGCATCGTGGGCACGCATCTGTTGCTGGAGCTGCTCCGCGAGGGGCGCACCGTCCGGGCATTGCGACGCGGCGGATCCGATGCTTCCATCGTTGACCGCGTGTTCCATCACTACGGGGCCGGTGATCTGGTCGCGCGGATCGAGTGGGCGGAAGCCGACATCCAGGATGTCACCGCGCTTGCTGATGCGATGGATGGCGTGGAGCACGTGTACCATGCCGCTGCGCTGGTGAGCTTCGACCCGCGCAAGGCCGACGCGCTGCATGCAGTGAACGTGCAAGGCACGGCCAACCTGGTGAATGCCGCGCTTGAGGCCGGCGTGAAGCGCCTTTGCCATGTGAGCAGCACGGCCGCGATCGGCGCAGCGCAACCGGGAGTGTTGCGCGATGAGTCGATGGCCTTCACGGATGGCCGCTGCAGTTCCGAATATGCGCGCAGCAAGCATCTGGCGGAGCTCGAGGTGCATCGGGGCATCGCCGAGGGGCTCGACGCGGTGATCGTGAATCCGAGCGTGATCATCGGTCCCGGGTTGCCGGGGCGCAGCAGCATGACGCTCATCGAGCGACTGCGGAGCGGCACGCGCTGGTACACCACAGGCTCGAATGCTTTCGTTGATGCGCGGGATGTGGCGGCCTGCATGCGCAAGCTCATGGATCGGGGCGTTCCCGGCGAGCGTTATCTGCTCGTTGGCGCGAATGCCAGGTACAAGAGGCTGTTCGAGTTGGCGGCTGAGTGCTTCGGGCAGGAGCCGCCCGTCTCAGAGGCGAAGCCGTGGATGCTCGCTCTGGCATGGCGCGCTGAGCGCATGCGTTCGCTGCTTACCGGATCATCGCCGTTGGTCACGAAGGCCACGGTGTCGAGCGCATTGAGCGCCCGCGCGTACAGCAACGCGAAGGTCGACGCCGTGCTCGGGCATCAATTCCTGCCGCTCGAGGAATCCGTGGCCAATGCGGTGTCTTTCGCCGCAGCGGGCTGA
- a CDS encoding acyl transferase: protein MPAHAVARLRSDVFAVKDAAGFDALALELFRIHVERNPVYRDFIAALGLDPQAILRAADIPCLPITVFRSQRVLLDGLEPALAFTSSGTTGSITSTHLLPWPEHYERSFMTSFSAAYGNPSEWRILALLPAYLERQGSSLVYMAERLIAASGDSRSGFYLNQYDELAEVLKRSEVEGRKTLLLGVTFALLDLAERHPMRLQHTTIMETGGMKGRRPEIVREELHSILKRAFGVASIHSEYGMTELLSQAWSTGDGRYRCPPWMRVSLREVNDPFSPVDFGRTGGIDVIDLANVGSCPFIGTQDLGRMQPDGSFEVLGRFDNSDARGCNLMVE from the coding sequence ATGCCAGCCCACGCCGTTGCCCGCTTGCGCAGCGACGTTTTCGCGGTGAAGGACGCCGCAGGCTTTGATGCGCTGGCACTGGAGCTCTTCCGGATCCACGTGGAGCGCAACCCGGTCTACCGTGATTTCATTGCGGCATTAGGCCTTGACCCGCAGGCCATCCTTCGGGCGGCTGACATCCCCTGCCTGCCCATCACGGTCTTCCGCAGTCAGCGCGTGCTCCTTGATGGGCTTGAGCCTGCTTTGGCTTTCACGAGCAGCGGCACCACTGGAAGCATCACGAGCACGCACCTGTTGCCTTGGCCCGAGCACTATGAGCGCTCTTTCATGACATCCTTCTCCGCCGCGTACGGAAACCCGTCGGAATGGCGGATCCTGGCGCTGCTACCGGCCTATCTCGAGCGTCAGGGCAGTTCGCTCGTGTACATGGCTGAGAGGCTCATCGCTGCGAGCGGTGATTCCCGAAGCGGTTTCTACCTGAACCAGTACGATGAGCTTGCTGAGGTGCTGAAGCGATCGGAAGTCGAGGGCCGCAAGACCCTGCTGCTGGGTGTCACCTTCGCACTGCTCGACCTGGCCGAGCGGCATCCCATGCGGCTGCAGCACACCACCATCATGGAGACCGGCGGCATGAAAGGAAGACGGCCGGAGATCGTGCGCGAAGAACTGCACAGCATCTTGAAGCGAGCTTTCGGTGTTGCGTCCATCCACAGCGAGTACGGCATGACGGAACTGCTCTCGCAGGCATGGAGCACGGGAGATGGGCGCTATCGCTGTCCACCTTGGATGCGGGTGAGCTTGCGAGAGGTGAATGATCCATTCAGTCCAGTGGACTTCGGCCGCACGGGCGGCATAGATGTGATTGACCTGGCGAACGTGGGCAGCTGCCCGTTCATCGGTACGCAGGACCTGGGACGCATGCAACCCGATGGGTCATTTGAGGTACTGGGGCGGTTTGACAACAGCGACGCAAGGGGCTGCAACTTGATGGTGGAGTGA
- a CDS encoding Na/Pi cotransporter family protein — translation MRFGLIEFLTLAGSLGLFIYGMKVMSEGLQKVAGRRMRTVLASMTANRFRGVLTGLVSTGVIQSSSAATVMVVGFVNAGLLSVRQAISVIMGANIGTTIKAVLFSWAVFAEMSITKLAIPIIGIAFPLLFIKSPRARAGAEFLMGAALLFLGIEFLKQSVPTPSPEALSFLRGLSDRGLLSVLLFVGVGTLLAAVIQSSSASIALTLVLCENGTIGYDMAAALVLGENIGTTLTANIAALVAGAWAKRTARAHLLFNLIGVSWALLVFRPYLDAIDAYITFQFGASPYTEPSSIKWALTALHISFNVANTLLLVGFVPMLERIVTWMVPARTQLDEEYRLEYLDADIPLSPEVSLIEARREIARFGKLTHEMLGMTRQLLTARDPIVRDRLMQRLERYEQITDRLEVEVGKYLTKTSTEARNEELSGRIRGMLSIVGDLERVGDIFFQMSKSMERKLDDKLWFSPEQRQDLLSMIELLDQAFEVMLSNLEAEQEQVRLDAAVEAEQRINAMRDQLRLKHWRSIEEGDYNVRSGLVYHDLFSSCEKVGDHLINVSEALAGEM, via the coding sequence ATGCGCTTCGGATTGATCGAATTCCTCACCCTTGCGGGATCGCTCGGCCTGTTCATCTACGGCATGAAGGTGATGAGCGAGGGCCTGCAGAAGGTGGCGGGCCGGCGCATGCGCACCGTGCTGGCGAGCATGACGGCCAACCGCTTCCGCGGGGTGCTGACCGGCCTGGTGAGCACTGGTGTGATCCAGAGCAGCAGCGCTGCCACGGTAATGGTGGTGGGCTTCGTGAACGCGGGGCTCCTGAGCGTTCGGCAGGCCATCAGCGTGATCATGGGCGCCAACATCGGCACCACGATCAAGGCGGTGCTCTTCAGCTGGGCGGTCTTCGCCGAGATGAGCATCACCAAACTGGCCATCCCGATCATCGGAATCGCCTTCCCGCTGCTCTTCATCAAGTCGCCACGGGCACGGGCGGGCGCCGAGTTCCTGATGGGCGCCGCGCTGCTCTTCCTCGGCATCGAGTTCCTCAAGCAATCGGTGCCGACCCCCTCACCCGAGGCGCTCAGCTTCCTGCGCGGCCTCAGTGACCGCGGCCTGCTCTCCGTGCTGCTCTTCGTGGGCGTGGGCACATTGCTGGCTGCGGTGATCCAAAGCTCCAGCGCCTCGATCGCGCTCACGCTGGTGCTCTGTGAGAACGGCACCATCGGTTACGATATGGCGGCGGCCCTGGTGCTCGGTGAGAACATCGGCACCACGCTCACGGCGAACATCGCGGCATTGGTGGCCGGCGCTTGGGCCAAGCGCACCGCGCGTGCTCACCTGCTCTTCAACCTCATCGGCGTCTCCTGGGCGCTGCTCGTGTTCAGGCCCTACCTCGATGCGATCGATGCGTACATCACTTTCCAGTTCGGGGCTTCCCCGTACACCGAGCCCTCGTCCATCAAATGGGCGCTCACAGCGCTCCACATCAGCTTCAACGTGGCCAACACGCTGCTCCTGGTGGGCTTCGTGCCCATGCTCGAGCGCATCGTCACCTGGATGGTGCCTGCACGCACGCAGCTCGATGAGGAGTACCGCCTCGAGTACCTCGATGCCGATATCCCGCTCTCGCCCGAGGTGTCGCTGATCGAGGCGCGTCGCGAGATCGCGCGCTTCGGCAAGCTCACGCACGAGATGCTGGGCATGACGCGCCAGCTGCTCACCGCGCGGGACCCGATCGTGCGCGACCGGCTGATGCAGCGCCTCGAACGCTATGAGCAGATCACGGATCGCCTGGAAGTGGAGGTGGGCAAGTACCTCACGAAGACAAGCACCGAGGCGCGCAACGAGGAGCTCAGCGGCCGTATCCGCGGGATGCTCAGCATCGTTGGCGATCTGGAGCGCGTGGGCGACATCTTCTTCCAGATGAGCAAGTCGATGGAGCGCAAGCTCGACGACAAGCTCTGGTTCTCACCGGAGCAGCGGCAGGACCTGCTCTCCATGATCGAACTGCTCGATCAGGCTTTCGAGGTGATGCTGTCCAACCTGGAGGCCGAGCAGGAGCAGGTGCGGCTCGATGCCGCCGTGGAGGCCGAGCAGCGCATCAACGCCATGCGCGACCAATTGCGCCTGAAGCATTGGCGCAGCATCGAGGAAGGCGATTACAATGTGCGCAGCGGACTGGTGTACCACGACCTCTTCAGCAGCTGCGAGAAGGTGGGCGACCACCTGATCAACGTGAGCGAGGCGCTCGCGGGCGAAATGTGA
- a CDS encoding ATP-binding protein: MSQLTTSQVALLAALVVAVAGGLLAGLAVDLAGSGIDRWWPFLCAVGIFGIAYGVFAFGIERFVHGRIKTLYRTVHDLRRAKPETSKAYVGDELSRVNAEVAEWASERRTEIRELQEREKFRREFIGNLAHELKTPIFNIQGYILTLLEGGLEDGKVNRDFLERASNGVERLMKIVEDLDLITKLESGVMELRVARIDLHAVVKEAMEGLEMHAREKGVRLVNEVAQGTSVMADRNRLLQVCTNLLNNAINYGRDGGRCTISNYSLGEQVAVDVSDDGIGISPEHLPRLFERFYRVGKSRARNEGGSGLGLAIVKHIIDAHGQTIAVKSTEGKGTSFTFTLQAEE, encoded by the coding sequence ATGAGCCAGCTCACCACCAGCCAGGTCGCCTTGCTTGCGGCGCTTGTGGTGGCCGTTGCCGGTGGGCTGCTGGCCGGCCTCGCCGTGGATCTGGCTGGCTCGGGGATCGATCGCTGGTGGCCCTTCCTCTGCGCAGTGGGGATCTTCGGCATCGCCTACGGGGTGTTCGCATTCGGCATCGAGCGCTTCGTGCATGGCCGCATCAAGACGCTCTACCGCACCGTGCATGACCTGCGGCGCGCGAAGCCGGAGACGTCCAAGGCATATGTCGGCGATGAGCTGAGCCGCGTGAATGCCGAGGTGGCCGAGTGGGCCAGCGAGCGACGTACGGAGATCCGCGAGCTGCAGGAGCGGGAGAAATTCCGCCGCGAGTTCATCGGCAACCTGGCCCATGAGCTGAAGACGCCCATCTTCAACATCCAAGGCTACATCCTGACGCTTCTTGAGGGCGGCCTGGAGGATGGCAAGGTGAACCGTGATTTCCTGGAGCGCGCATCGAACGGCGTGGAGCGCCTGATGAAGATCGTGGAGGACCTGGACCTGATCACCAAGCTCGAGAGCGGCGTGATGGAGCTTCGCGTGGCGCGCATCGACTTGCACGCCGTGGTGAAGGAAGCCATGGAGGGGCTCGAGATGCACGCACGGGAGAAAGGCGTTCGCCTGGTGAACGAAGTGGCGCAGGGCACCAGCGTGATGGCCGACCGCAACCGCCTGCTGCAGGTGTGCACCAACCTGCTCAACAACGCCATCAATTACGGGCGCGACGGCGGTCGATGCACGATCTCCAATTACTCCCTCGGCGAGCAAGTGGCGGTGGATGTGAGCGACGATGGCATCGGCATCAGCCCGGAGCACCTGCCGCGGCTCTTCGAGCGCTTCTACCGCGTGGGCAAGAGCCGCGCGCGCAACGAGGGCGGGTCCGGCTTGGGCCTGGCCATCGTGAAGCACATCATCGATGCGCATGGGCAGACCATCGCGGTGAAGAGCACCGAGGGCAAGGGCACCTCCTTCACCTTCACCTTGCAGGCCGAGGAGTGA